The Geobacter sp. AOG2 genome includes a window with the following:
- a CDS encoding bifunctional diguanylate cyclase/phosphodiesterase — protein sequence MHDATRTRRHLEKEIGTLRNRVSFLENAVAKMRRRGDINGPPPLIDHVTGLPSRIQFYNTLHDALVSSKKSGEKLAVIFLSLDRFKLINDTLGQFVGDALLQEVAKRLGMCLQKHDNLCRPGRDEFLLLLPRTGDRDGVARVVERIFQALSDSFQLGCQELIINSNMGICAYPEGGDSADALIRNAYAALLKARDLGQNTFRFFSPQSYESEFSRLLLENDLRRALDRRDFSLNYQPQVNLQNGRVVGVEALVRWDHQTLGPISPDRFIPLAEDMGIMAPLGEWVLRTAGEHHLACTGYGCQPVRYAVNLSPTQLHSGNLVPWILAILNETGLEPGYLELEITEGALLRNRQATVAAFEALHARGVQIALDDFGTGYSSLAYLSQFSISKLKIDKAFTNAVTTDERSAAISRAIISMAHSLGMRVMAEGVETQEQVDYLRDLGCDEIQGYLVSCPLPPDETMQFLARHSGAEFPL from the coding sequence ATGCACGATGCTACCAGAACGCGGCGACACCTTGAAAAAGAGATAGGTACACTACGAAACCGGGTTTCTTTCCTGGAGAACGCGGTTGCGAAGATGCGGCGCCGGGGTGACATCAACGGCCCCCCGCCCTTGATAGACCACGTGACCGGCCTGCCAAGCCGGATACAATTCTACAATACCCTGCACGATGCCCTTGTCTCCTCCAAAAAGAGCGGCGAAAAACTTGCCGTTATCTTTCTCTCTCTTGATCGCTTCAAACTCATCAACGATACCCTCGGCCAGTTCGTGGGGGACGCCCTGTTGCAGGAGGTGGCCAAACGCCTTGGGATGTGCCTGCAGAAGCATGACAACCTGTGTCGGCCGGGGCGGGACGAATTTCTGCTGCTACTCCCCCGGACCGGGGACAGAGATGGGGTCGCACGAGTGGTGGAAAGAATTTTTCAGGCCCTGTCCGATTCCTTCCAACTGGGCTGCCAGGAGCTCATCATCAACTCCAACATGGGGATCTGCGCCTATCCCGAAGGGGGAGACAGCGCCGACGCGCTGATCAGAAACGCCTATGCCGCCCTGCTCAAGGCACGTGACCTGGGGCAAAACACCTTCCGCTTCTTTTCGCCTCAAAGCTACGAATCGGAATTCAGCCGACTGCTGTTGGAGAACGACCTGCGCCGCGCCCTGGATCGCCGGGATTTTTCCCTGAACTATCAGCCCCAGGTTAACCTTCAGAACGGCAGGGTTGTGGGGGTGGAGGCGTTGGTCCGCTGGGACCACCAGACCCTAGGCCCCATCTCCCCCGATCGGTTCATCCCCTTGGCCGAGGACATGGGCATCATGGCCCCCCTGGGCGAATGGGTACTCCGCACCGCCGGCGAGCATCACCTCGCCTGCACCGGTTACGGCTGCCAACCGGTCAGGTATGCGGTCAACCTCTCTCCTACCCAACTCCACTCCGGCAACCTAGTGCCGTGGATACTCGCAATCCTGAATGAAACCGGTCTGGAGCCGGGCTATCTGGAGTTAGAAATAACAGAGGGCGCACTGCTCAGGAACCGCCAAGCGACGGTTGCGGCGTTCGAGGCCCTGCACGCCAGAGGGGTGCAGATCGCCCTAGACGACTTCGGCACCGGCTACTCCAGCCTCGCCTACTTGAGCCAGTTTTCCATCAGCAAGCTGAAAATCGACAAAGCTTTCACCAATGCCGTCACAACGGACGAACGGTCCGCCGCCATCTCCCGGGCGATCATCTCCATGGCCCACAGCCTGGGCATGCGGGTTATGGCCGAGGGGGTCGAAACCCAGGAACAAGTGGACTACCTTCGGGACCTGGGATGCGATGAAATCCAGGGATACCTGGTGTCGTGCCCCCTACCCCCCGACGAAACCATGCAATTCCTCGCCCGGCACTCCGGGGCAGAATTCCCTTTGTAG
- a CDS encoding TCR/Tet family MFS transporter: MPFIMLTVLIDMVSIGLIIPVLPTLVGGFTSSQADQAFWYGVVVFAFGIANFLGSPILGGLSDAHGRRPLLLLGFCGLGLNFFATGLATALWMLIAVRLVGGAMQANAAVASAYVADITLPEERAKRFGLLGAMFGAGFIIGPVMGGLLGAISIQLPFFVAGGLAMINWLYGFFVLPESLPPERRRPFHWRQANPLASLRALAQLHGVGRLVAVLALSGLAQFVMMTTWVLYTTFKFGWGPRENGWSLAAVGIMSLIVQGFLLGRLLKRFSPRRLAVAGLMSSSVAFVAWGAATQGWMMYAVIFLNILGFTITAAFQSIISSAADPHSQGQALGAVSSLNSLTAVVAPLCGAPLLAAVSHLPRGDWRIGAPFYFCAALQATSLALAYFHFRHEREQRGAEE, from the coding sequence ATGCCCTTCATCATGCTGACCGTGCTGATTGACATGGTGTCCATCGGCCTTATCATCCCGGTGTTGCCAACCCTGGTGGGCGGCTTCACCAGCTCCCAGGCGGACCAAGCCTTCTGGTACGGGGTGGTGGTATTCGCCTTCGGTATCGCCAACTTTTTGGGTTCGCCCATCCTGGGGGGGCTGTCCGACGCCCACGGCCGCCGCCCCCTGCTGCTGCTTGGTTTCTGCGGCCTGGGCCTCAATTTTTTCGCCACCGGTCTTGCCACGGCGCTCTGGATGCTGATCGCGGTGAGGTTGGTGGGGGGCGCCATGCAGGCCAACGCGGCTGTGGCCAGCGCCTATGTGGCGGACATCACCCTGCCCGAGGAGCGGGCAAAGCGTTTTGGGCTTCTGGGCGCCATGTTCGGCGCCGGCTTCATCATCGGGCCGGTCATGGGCGGGCTGTTGGGCGCCATCTCTATCCAGCTCCCCTTTTTCGTGGCAGGCGGCCTGGCCATGATCAACTGGCTCTACGGCTTTTTCGTGTTGCCCGAATCGCTCCCTCCCGAGCGGCGGCGGCCATTCCACTGGAGGCAGGCCAACCCGCTGGCATCCCTGCGCGCCCTGGCCCAATTGCACGGCGTGGGCCGACTGGTGGCGGTGCTTGCCCTGAGCGGCCTGGCCCAGTTCGTAATGATGACCACGTGGGTGCTGTACACCACCTTCAAGTTTGGTTGGGGGCCGCGGGAAAACGGGTGGTCCCTGGCGGCGGTGGGTATCATGTCCCTGATCGTGCAGGGCTTTCTGCTGGGCCGTCTGTTGAAACGCTTCAGCCCCCGCCGCCTGGCGGTCGCGGGGCTCATGTCCTCGTCCGTGGCCTTTGTGGCGTGGGGTGCAGCCACCCAGGGGTGGATGATGTACGCGGTAATCTTCCTGAACATACTCGGCTTCACCATTACAGCGGCGTTCCAGAGTATCATCTCCAGTGCCGCAGATCCCCACAGCCAGGGGCAGGCACTGGGGGCGGTCAGCTCCCTGAATAGCCTGACGGCGGTGGTGGCTCCCCTGTGCGGCGCGCCGCTGTTGGCGGCGGTGTCCCACCTGCCTCGTGGGGATTGGCGCATCGGCGCGCCGTTCTATTTCTGCGCCGCTCTCCAGGCGACGTCGCTGGCGCTGGCGTATTTCCATTTTCGCCACGAACGGGAACAGCGAGGGGCTGAGGAATGA
- a CDS encoding PAS domain S-box protein — translation MNFRTRSWWFIVLITVSALTGTGGASQSTKSSKGMLILTPEENAWLAAHPVVRVRISRTYPPFEFFDQGHFQGMAYDHLMLIGKQLGIEFRPEPDMSWKDALESLKNKSGVDLALMITHDKNRESFIEFTKNYISFPQVIFTRKNSKFISNIKDLSGGVIATENDFIEAAKIRHDVPEVKVIETPTTATSLEAVATGKADAYVGNLAVASYLIEKKGLVNLKVVAPSPYPEDAYAMGVRKDWPELARILDKALMSIPAEEHRGIEQKWLSLRYEHGIRPRDVIKWALAVAGIALAFIVQLRRMVRNRTIELEHEIETRKRTEDSLRQREAELQSLYMAAPVGIAYVKDRIFLKVNDAMCAMYGFTREELIGQKTRIIYASEEDFETVGSDIYAKAMVNDATMLEIQGVTKLGYRLDVLVGIAPLVRGDTSAGFVVMVLDVTERIKAVKALKESEKRFQTIFDENPLSIFLHEIETGEFVDVNHRCCELHGISKELAIGKRADELGIMSKAEFQRFNKIFIETGSIDQEEMACVDFKGNLVSMLISARAIEISGKQYGITMSQDITEKRRAEENLSRSEEKYRNIFENAPIGIFQSLPSGQFITVNTVYAHIFGYETAEDMIAGVPDIPHQLYAQPRQREKILRQLEVSDLVVCEELEAIRKDGSHFYANLYMRAMRNEQGKVEVLEGFLSDDTQRKLIKDELVDREERMRLYIERLPIACIVFDKDYTVQSWNPAAERTFGYSPEEAAGRKATELIVPPSARPLVDQVWQRLPAGDLEATGTSENVTKDGRTILCEWTNTPLRDAKGEVSGVISIAQDITEWKLAQEMMIQNEKMTMIGCLAAGLAHEINNPVGIVVQAIQIMERRLSPELVVNTRVAEEVGVDLGMVRNYLERREIFNFITSMKEAGKRATKIIKNMLQFAHKSDSWNQLSNLPDVIEQAIEMSESDYDLRRKYDIRNVKIIRNYENNLPRILINITEIEQVLINLIKNSAQAMCEDDAVEDPTIRISVSRDGETLVIKLADNGPGMTNDVKKRIFEPFYTTKEVGVGTGLGLAVSYMLITNNHRGSIEVESSPGEGTCFTIKLPLVNQLKGAP, via the coding sequence ATGAATTTTCGCACGCGCTCTTGGTGGTTCATAGTGCTCATAACAGTATCTGCTCTTACGGGTACCGGCGGCGCGTCGCAATCAACTAAAAGTTCCAAAGGAATGCTGATACTGACTCCGGAAGAGAATGCCTGGCTTGCCGCACACCCGGTCGTGCGTGTCAGGATCAGTCGAACCTACCCACCGTTTGAATTCTTCGATCAGGGCCATTTCCAAGGCATGGCGTACGACCATCTCATGCTTATTGGCAAACAGCTGGGCATCGAGTTTCGGCCGGAACCCGACATGTCATGGAAGGATGCGCTTGAGTCCCTCAAGAACAAGAGCGGAGTTGACCTTGCCCTGATGATAACTCATGATAAGAACCGGGAAAGTTTTATCGAATTTACCAAAAATTATATATCATTCCCGCAAGTCATCTTCACTCGTAAAAATAGTAAATTTATTTCCAATATTAAGGATCTTTCCGGTGGCGTAATCGCCACGGAAAACGATTTTATCGAGGCGGCCAAGATCCGGCACGATGTCCCTGAAGTAAAGGTCATCGAAACTCCCACAACTGCTACATCGCTTGAAGCGGTCGCAACGGGGAAAGCCGATGCCTATGTCGGCAACCTGGCTGTTGCAAGTTACCTCATTGAGAAGAAAGGCCTTGTGAATCTCAAGGTGGTTGCACCCTCTCCCTATCCCGAGGATGCCTACGCCATGGGTGTCCGCAAGGACTGGCCCGAACTGGCGCGTATTCTCGATAAGGCGCTCATGTCGATACCTGCCGAGGAGCATCGCGGGATAGAACAAAAATGGCTCTCACTCCGCTACGAACACGGTATTCGTCCGCGCGACGTCATCAAATGGGCTCTGGCTGTAGCCGGTATAGCGCTGGCCTTTATTGTCCAGTTGCGACGTATGGTACGAAATAGAACTATTGAGCTCGAACACGAAATTGAAACCCGTAAACGGACGGAGGACTCGCTACGACAACGTGAGGCCGAGTTGCAGTCGCTTTACATGGCTGCCCCGGTTGGGATTGCGTATGTCAAAGATAGGATATTCCTGAAGGTTAATGATGCCATGTGCGCCATGTACGGGTTCACGAGGGAAGAGTTGATCGGGCAAAAGACAAGAATAATTTACGCGAGTGAGGAAGATTTCGAGACAGTCGGATCGGATATTTACGCGAAGGCAATGGTAAATGATGCAACAATGCTTGAAATCCAAGGTGTCACAAAGCTGGGGTATAGGCTCGACGTTTTGGTAGGCATTGCGCCGTTGGTTCGTGGAGATACATCGGCAGGTTTCGTTGTTATGGTGCTTGATGTTACTGAAAGAATAAAGGCCGTAAAAGCCCTGAAGGAAAGTGAAAAGCGTTTCCAGACTATTTTCGATGAAAACCCCTTGAGCATTTTCCTTCATGAAATTGAAACCGGAGAATTTGTCGATGTTAATCATCGTTGTTGCGAGCTCCACGGCATCAGCAAGGAGTTGGCAATAGGTAAAAGAGCTGATGAACTGGGAATTATGTCAAAAGCCGAATTCCAGCGATTCAATAAAATATTTATTGAAACCGGCAGCATTGATCAAGAGGAAATGGCCTGTGTCGATTTTAAAGGCAACCTGGTTTCCATGCTGATTTCTGCAAGAGCAATCGAGATCTCAGGTAAGCAGTATGGCATCACGATGTCCCAGGATATTACCGAAAAAAGACGTGCAGAAGAAAATCTCAGCCGGTCTGAAGAAAAATACCGGAACATCTTTGAAAACGCTCCTATCGGTATTTTCCAGTCGCTGCCTAGCGGACAATTCATAACGGTCAATACTGTATATGCACATATTTTTGGCTATGAAACTGCTGAAGATATGATTGCAGGTGTTCCCGATATCCCCCATCAACTCTATGCTCAGCCTAGACAACGGGAAAAAATCCTGCGACAACTTGAAGTATCTGATCTGGTGGTTTGCGAAGAGCTGGAAGCGATACGGAAGGACGGCTCTCATTTCTATGCCAACCTCTACATGAGGGCAATGCGGAATGAACAGGGCAAAGTCGAGGTGCTGGAAGGATTCCTTTCTGATGATACCCAACGTAAATTAATTAAGGATGAATTGGTTGATCGTGAAGAACGGATGAGGCTCTATATTGAACGATTACCGATTGCCTGTATTGTCTTCGACAAGGATTATACCGTCCAAAGCTGGAATCCTGCTGCAGAAAGAACTTTTGGTTATTCACCGGAGGAGGCTGCGGGCAGGAAAGCTACTGAGCTGATTGTGCCACCATCAGCAAGACCACTTGTTGATCAGGTCTGGCAGAGACTGCCGGCAGGAGATCTGGAAGCCACGGGTACCAGCGAAAACGTGACCAAAGATGGTAGGACTATTCTTTGTGAGTGGACCAACACCCCCCTGCGGGATGCTAAGGGAGAGGTAAGCGGCGTCATATCCATTGCCCAGGACATCACAGAATGGAAGCTGGCCCAGGAGATGATGATCCAAAACGAGAAAATGACGATGATTGGCTGCCTGGCCGCCGGTTTGGCACATGAGATAAACAACCCGGTCGGCATCGTTGTGCAAGCGATACAAATTATGGAGCGACGCCTCTCCCCCGAACTGGTGGTGAATACCAGAGTTGCCGAGGAAGTTGGCGTTGATCTCGGGATGGTGCGTAACTATCTGGAGAGACGGGAAATCTTTAATTTTATCACCAGTATGAAAGAAGCGGGAAAGCGCGCAACAAAGATAATCAAAAACATGCTGCAATTTGCGCACAAAAGCGATTCCTGGAACCAGTTGAGCAACTTGCCGGATGTCATAGAACAGGCCATCGAAATGTCGGAGAGCGACTACGATCTGCGCAGAAAATATGACATCAGAAATGTCAAAATCATAAGAAATTACGAAAACAACCTTCCGCGAATTTTGATCAACATTACCGAAATAGAGCAGGTCCTTATCAACCTGATCAAAAACTCCGCGCAGGCGATGTGCGAGGATGACGCCGTGGAAGATCCTACGATCAGGATTAGCGTCTCCAGGGATGGCGAAACATTGGTGATAAAATTGGCTGACAATGGCCCCGGCATGACCAATGATGTCAAGAAGAGGATTTTTGAACCCTTTTACACCACCAAAGAAGTGGGGGTAGGCACCGGCCTTGGCCTTGCGGTTTCGTACATGCTGATTACCAACAATCATAGAGGAAGCATTGAGGTCGAGTCCAGCCCTGGCGAGGGGACATGCTTTACGATAAAATTGCCATTGGTCAACCAATTAAAAGGTGCGCCATGA
- a CDS encoding ABC transporter substrate-binding protein, translating to MTRRFLIAPCPARSFSSFLNALRRSIILTTLFLFFLPSTPLLAGTTTLTPITLQLKWKHQFQFAGYYAAIEKGYYRDAGLMVTLREATQGVVPAETVLSGDAQFGVGDSSLVLLRAKGKPVVALAAILQHSPLCLLALSENHIRNVHDLAGKRVMLDPMTTEIMALLRAEGVAGDAIKAVPHEFSLDKLLNGEVDAVSVYSTTEPFQLDKRKIAYDIIYPEQSGIDFYGDTLFTRQDMVQKQPETVRQFRDASLRGWKYALEHQDEMIDLILKRYNTSHLTRAQLNYEAKEIRKLIRPDLVEIGYMNPGRWQHIVDTYSRLGVIPASKPFPLKSFLYSGELPRLPDWLYGALAGGMAIIIAVSAVAIRFHSLNVALNDQMQLRDKAEEKLRKLSAAIIQSPVSIVITDTTGEIEYVNPKFCELTGYTAEEVVGQNPRILRGSILTPEFYGDLWNTILSGGLWHGEFLNKKKNDELFWEHATIAPIWNPQGELTNFIAIKEDITERKMLQEKLDHMAHHDELTGLPNRALFFDRIGQALAHGKRSNTGFALMFVDLDGFKDINDTYGHDSGDALLQETARRLAGCVRDSDTVARMGGDEFAVMLLDVADPGHITQVADKMLALLAVPFRLKGIECRVGASIGISTFPQDGDAVDTLMNMADMAMYRIKQGAKNNYAFAS from the coding sequence ATGACGAGGCGTTTCCTGATTGCCCCCTGTCCGGCGAGATCCTTTTCATCGTTCCTGAACGCCCTGCGTCGCAGCATAATCCTGACGACACTTTTCCTATTTTTTCTCCCCTCCACACCGCTCCTGGCCGGCACTACCACCCTAACGCCGATTACCCTTCAATTGAAGTGGAAACACCAGTTCCAGTTTGCCGGTTATTACGCTGCCATTGAAAAAGGGTACTACCGCGATGCCGGACTTATGGTAACGCTCCGTGAGGCGACTCAGGGGGTCGTTCCCGCAGAGACTGTCCTCAGCGGAGACGCCCAATTCGGGGTGGGAGACAGCTCTCTCGTCCTGTTACGGGCAAAGGGAAAACCGGTCGTGGCCCTTGCCGCTATCCTGCAACATTCGCCCCTGTGCTTACTTGCCCTCAGCGAAAACCACATAAGAAACGTACATGATCTGGCGGGAAAACGGGTCATGCTTGACCCTATGACGACTGAGATTATGGCGCTTCTCAGGGCGGAGGGTGTGGCTGGCGACGCAATAAAGGCCGTGCCCCACGAATTCTCCCTCGACAAACTCCTGAACGGGGAGGTAGACGCAGTCTCCGTCTACAGCACGACCGAACCCTTCCAACTCGACAAGCGAAAAATTGCTTACGACATCATCTATCCCGAGCAGAGCGGAATAGATTTCTATGGCGACACGCTTTTCACCCGCCAGGACATGGTACAAAAGCAGCCCGAGACGGTACGGCAATTCCGCGACGCAAGCCTGCGCGGCTGGAAATATGCGTTGGAGCATCAGGACGAAATGATCGACCTCATCCTGAAACGTTACAACACCAGCCACCTCACCAGGGCGCAGCTCAATTACGAAGCGAAGGAAATAAGGAAACTGATCAGACCCGACTTGGTCGAGATTGGCTATATGAATCCTGGCCGTTGGCAGCACATAGTTGATACCTATTCCCGGTTGGGGGTCATCCCGGCATCAAAACCGTTTCCCCTGAAAAGCTTTCTCTATTCCGGCGAGCTGCCGCGGCTCCCTGATTGGCTTTACGGGGCCTTGGCCGGCGGCATGGCCATCATCATCGCCGTTTCGGCGGTGGCAATCCGCTTCCACTCCCTTAACGTGGCGCTCAACGACCAGATGCAGTTGCGCGACAAGGCAGAGGAAAAGTTGCGCAAGTTGTCGGCCGCCATTATTCAAAGCCCGGTATCAATCGTAATAACCGATACCACTGGTGAGATCGAGTATGTAAACCCCAAGTTCTGCGAGCTTACCGGCTATACGGCGGAAGAGGTCGTCGGCCAGAACCCTCGTATCCTACGAGGCAGCATCCTGACGCCCGAATTCTACGGCGACCTCTGGAATACCATCCTTTCCGGAGGACTCTGGCATGGGGAGTTTCTGAACAAGAAAAAAAACGACGAACTGTTTTGGGAACATGCCACCATCGCCCCCATCTGGAATCCTCAGGGTGAACTCACCAATTTCATCGCCATTAAAGAGGATATCACCGAACGCAAGATGCTGCAGGAAAAGCTGGACCACATGGCCCATCATGACGAGTTGACCGGCTTGCCCAACAGGGCGCTCTTCTTCGACAGGATCGGGCAGGCACTGGCCCATGGCAAAAGGAGTAACACGGGATTCGCTCTAATGTTTGTGGATCTGGACGGCTTCAAGGATATCAACGACACCTACGGGCATGACAGCGGCGATGCGTTGTTGCAGGAAACTGCCCGACGCCTGGCAGGGTGTGTCAGGGACTCGGATACGGTTGCACGGATGGGTGGAGACGAATTTGCAGTCATGCTGCTGGATGTTGCCGATCCTGGCCATATCACTCAGGTGGCGGACAAGATGCTGGCTCTCCTTGCGGTGCCCTTCCGGCTCAAAGGGATTGAGTGTCGTGTAGGGGCCAGTATCGGCATCAGCACCTTTCCCCAGGATGGCGATGCCGTTGACACCCTTATGAACATGGCCGACATGGCCATGTACCGTATCAAGCAAGGTGCAAAAAACAACTACGCCTTTGCCTCATGA
- a CDS encoding bifunctional diguanylate cyclase/phosphodiesterase — translation MLYDKIAIGQPIKRCAMMNSENAKILAIEDDPGIRMCFVAFLEDLGFMVIEAENGARGLELFDIERPDLVLTDLNMPVMDGYGVISGIKERNPEVPIVVVSGAGAVNDAIEAVRRGAWDYITKPVQSLRDLQEVIERVLKRSKQIKETNAYQRNLEVLVNKQSEKLQVLESFDNITGLPNRTRLGDIFYEAVTRKHFSGNVAILLLQINSLKFVNETYGYEFGDHLLVAVGKRLVELVRDPNVISRVTGSKFAIMTVDGQNLLSLINDVIKIFDTPFSINMHEFFLGVSIGVAVFPVDGESLDRLLQSAETAMSEATLLGKNKYLFYSNDLSLKVQKRLEMENRLRHALQRGEYFLQYQPKFDAKTHLVVGMEVLVRWHPTGEKQIVAPSTFIPILEETGLIDQVGEWVLRTACAQYVKWRSEGMSPLKISVNVSAHQFHSGTLVNMIGAVLNDTGMEPSCLCLELTESIVMRDINQTLETLQTIADMGLKLSLDDFGTGYSSLSYLRRMPFHEIKIDRSFVMNLPHEKNSVAIAESIISMAHSLNMTIVAEGVETKEQLDFMVDRQCEEIQGFYFCKPLRVEDMSAIFSGMACIRYCVATA, via the coding sequence ATGCTTTACGATAAAATTGCCATTGGTCAACCAATTAAAAGGTGCGCCATGATGAACAGCGAAAATGCAAAAATACTGGCCATAGAGGATGACCCGGGCATCCGCATGTGTTTTGTGGCATTTTTAGAAGACCTCGGTTTTATGGTCATTGAGGCTGAAAATGGGGCGAGAGGGCTCGAATTATTTGATATTGAGCGTCCTGACCTTGTTCTGACCGATCTTAATATGCCGGTTATGGATGGTTATGGGGTCATCTCAGGGATAAAGGAGCGTAACCCGGAAGTCCCGATTGTGGTGGTCTCCGGGGCCGGAGCGGTGAATGATGCCATAGAGGCCGTTAGAAGAGGGGCATGGGATTATATCACAAAGCCTGTTCAGAGCTTGCGTGATCTTCAGGAGGTCATTGAAAGAGTATTGAAGCGCTCCAAACAGATAAAGGAAACCAATGCATATCAGAGAAACCTTGAGGTGCTGGTCAACAAACAGTCGGAAAAACTTCAGGTGCTTGAAAGCTTCGACAATATCACCGGCCTGCCGAATCGAACCAGACTGGGTGACATCTTTTATGAGGCTGTCACCAGGAAACATTTTTCGGGAAATGTTGCCATCCTATTACTGCAAATAAACAGTCTCAAATTTGTGAACGAGACATACGGGTATGAATTTGGTGACCATCTGCTCGTCGCAGTAGGGAAGCGCCTTGTAGAGTTGGTACGTGATCCTAACGTAATATCAAGAGTTACGGGCAGCAAGTTTGCGATAATGACTGTAGATGGACAGAACTTGCTGAGTCTTATCAATGACGTCATCAAAATTTTTGACACACCGTTTAGTATAAATATGCACGAATTTTTTCTGGGGGTAAGCATTGGAGTTGCTGTTTTCCCTGTCGATGGCGAATCTCTCGACAGACTCCTCCAGAGTGCTGAAACCGCAATGTCCGAGGCAACCCTGCTTGGTAAGAATAAGTATTTATTCTATTCCAATGATCTCAGTCTTAAGGTTCAGAAACGTCTGGAGATGGAGAATCGCCTTCGCCATGCCCTTCAGCGAGGTGAGTATTTTCTCCAATATCAACCCAAGTTCGACGCAAAGACCCATCTTGTCGTTGGAATGGAGGTTCTGGTACGGTGGCACCCCACCGGAGAAAAGCAGATTGTTGCACCATCGACGTTTATTCCCATCCTGGAGGAGACAGGTTTGATTGACCAGGTTGGCGAATGGGTTTTGCGAACAGCTTGCGCACAATATGTTAAGTGGAGATCTGAAGGAATGTCCCCTTTGAAGATTTCGGTAAATGTTTCCGCTCACCAATTTCATTCAGGCACCCTCGTGAATATGATTGGTGCGGTCCTGAACGATACCGGAATGGAGCCATCATGCCTATGTCTTGAGCTTACTGAAAGTATCGTCATGAGGGACATCAACCAGACGCTTGAGACCCTTCAAACCATTGCGGATATGGGCCTAAAACTCTCGCTGGATGATTTTGGTACCGGCTACTCGTCGCTCTCGTACCTGAGGAGGATGCCGTTCCATGAGATCAAAATTGACCGTTCTTTTGTGATGAATCTTCCCCATGAGAAAAACTCGGTAGCCATTGCGGAGTCAATTATTTCGATGGCCCATAGTTTGAACATGACAATTGTCGCTGAAGGTGTCGAAACAAAAGAGCAACTGGATTTCATGGTTGACCGCCAGTGCGAGGAAATTCAGGGATTTTATTTCTGCAAACCACTGCGAGTCGAAGATATGTCGGCTATTTTTTCCGGTATGGCATGTATTAGGTATTGCGTGGCTACGGCATAG